Proteins from one Planctomyces sp. SH-PL62 genomic window:
- a CDS encoding neutral zinc metallopeptidase: MRWQGGRESENVEDRRGVSPAAVGGGIGTLIVIVLALFLGIDPRPLLRVFQGGAPGGAPQQQQRERELTPQEKEQGQFVRALMAMTEDVWNEQFAEMGREYQEPTLVLFSGQVATQGCGFASSAVGPFYCPGDQKVYIDLSFYDELKTRFKAPGEFAQAYVIAHEVGHHVQNLLGISEKISRAQQQSGKAEANRLSVMLELQADFFAGVWAHHIEKKRHVLESGDIESGLRAATAIGDDALQKQAQGYTVPDSFTHGTSEQRVRWFTKGLQTGDVNQGDTFNAPDL, from the coding sequence ATGCGCTGGCAAGGCGGACGAGAAAGTGAGAACGTCGAGGATCGCCGGGGGGTGTCACCGGCGGCGGTCGGCGGCGGGATCGGCACGCTGATCGTGATCGTGCTCGCCCTTTTCCTGGGGATCGACCCGCGTCCCTTGCTCAGGGTCTTCCAGGGGGGCGCGCCGGGTGGGGCGCCCCAGCAGCAGCAACGCGAGCGCGAGCTGACGCCGCAGGAGAAGGAGCAGGGCCAGTTCGTCCGCGCGCTCATGGCGATGACCGAGGACGTCTGGAACGAGCAGTTCGCCGAGATGGGCCGGGAGTATCAGGAGCCGACGCTCGTCCTGTTCTCCGGCCAGGTCGCCACCCAGGGATGCGGCTTCGCCAGCTCGGCCGTCGGGCCGTTTTACTGCCCGGGGGACCAGAAGGTCTACATCGACCTGTCCTTCTACGACGAGCTGAAGACCCGCTTCAAGGCCCCCGGCGAGTTCGCCCAGGCGTATGTGATCGCGCACGAGGTCGGCCACCACGTCCAGAACCTCCTGGGGATCAGCGAGAAGATCTCTCGGGCGCAGCAGCAGTCCGGCAAGGCCGAGGCCAACCGGCTCTCCGTCATGCTGGAGCTTCAGGCCGACTTCTTCGCCGGGGTCTGGGCCCACCACATCGAGAAGAAGCGGCACGTCCTGGAGAGCGGCGACATCGAGTCGGGGCTCCGGGCGGCGACGGCCATCGGCGACGACGCGCTTCAGAAGCAGGCGCAGGGTTATACCGTGCCGGACTCCTTCACCCACGGCACGTCCGAGCAGCGGGTCCGCTGGTTCACCAAGGGGCTCCAGACCGGCGACGTCAACCAGGGCGACACGTTCAACGCGCCGGACCTCTGA
- a CDS encoding ThuA domain-containing protein, protein MARAFSRWFGPACLLLLPLAARAADEPAKAEAPHVVLISGDEEYRSEESLPMLARILDETHGFRVSVCYALNEQGKVDPNVLTNIAGLEALDDADLVVMYTRFRKLPDHQLDRIRKYAESGRPIMGFRTATHAFRYDGGPHAAEMNEAWERKVFGQKWITHHGHFGDGLEMLTAVSPEPSAVGHPTLRGVTPFETYSWLYHVEGGGDALEGDCTRLLIGKALKSGHAKEFDRFPETNPVAWTKTYTGASGKPARVFFTTLGHPFDFKAESMRKLALNGVFWALGLEEKIPADGVKADFVGPYEPNNSGVGGFKKDLKPAYLAGPKP, encoded by the coding sequence ATGGCGCGCGCGTTCTCCCGCTGGTTCGGCCCGGCCTGCTTGCTCCTCCTCCCCCTCGCGGCGAGGGCCGCGGACGAGCCGGCCAAGGCCGAGGCCCCCCACGTCGTCCTCATCAGCGGCGACGAGGAGTATCGCAGCGAGGAGTCCCTGCCGATGCTGGCGAGGATCCTCGACGAGACCCACGGGTTCCGCGTCTCGGTCTGCTACGCCCTGAACGAGCAGGGGAAGGTCGACCCGAACGTCCTGACGAACATCGCCGGGCTGGAGGCGCTCGACGACGCCGACCTCGTCGTCATGTACACCCGGTTCCGCAAGCTGCCCGACCACCAGCTCGACCGGATCCGGAAGTACGCCGAGAGCGGCCGACCCATCATGGGCTTCCGCACCGCCACCCACGCCTTCCGGTACGACGGCGGCCCCCACGCGGCCGAGATGAACGAGGCCTGGGAGCGCAAGGTCTTCGGCCAGAAATGGATCACCCACCACGGCCACTTCGGCGACGGACTGGAGATGCTCACCGCCGTCTCCCCCGAGCCCTCGGCCGTCGGACACCCCACCCTCCGGGGCGTGACGCCGTTCGAGACCTACTCGTGGCTGTACCACGTCGAGGGGGGAGGCGACGCGCTGGAGGGAGATTGCACCCGGCTCCTGATCGGCAAGGCCCTGAAATCGGGCCACGCGAAGGAGTTCGACCGATTCCCCGAGACCAACCCCGTCGCCTGGACGAAGACCTACACCGGCGCGAGCGGCAAGCCCGCCCGGGTCTTCTTCACGACCCTGGGCCATCCCTTCGACTTCAAGGCCGAGTCGATGCGGAAGCTGGCCCTCAACGGCGTCTTCTGGGCGCTCGGGCTTGAGGAGAAGATCCCCGCCGACGGCGTGAAGGCCGACTTCGTCGGACCTTACGAGCCCAACAACTCGGGCGTCGGCGGGTTCAAGAAGGACCTCAAGCCGGCCTACCTGGCCGGCCCGAAGCCCTGA
- a CDS encoding zinc-dependent alcohol dehydrogenase, with amino-acid sequence MRALCWHGKGDVRVDTVPDPTIEKPGDAIIKITSTCICGSDLHLYDGYMPTMEAGDVLGHEPMGVVVEVGKDVRKLKKGDRVVVPFTLSCGECWYCKRGEFSLCDTSNPNAEVARKAMGQSPAGLLGYSHMLGGFPGGQAEYLRVPYADIGPQVIPDGLPDEQVVFLSDIFPTGYMAAENAQIQKGDTVAIWGCGPVGQFVIRSAWLLGAGRVIAIDTVPERLEMARQGKAETIDFMEKDVYETLMEMTKGKGPDSCIDAVGAEAHGTGSIGAMVDKAKAAVGLATDRPAALRDAIMCCRKGGTVSIPGVYIGFLDKLPMGAAMNKGLTFKMGQTHTQRYTKPLLEKIQSGAIDPSFVITHEVPLEKAPEMYKTFRDKQDNCIKVVLKP; translated from the coding sequence ATGAGAGCCCTCTGCTGGCACGGGAAGGGCGACGTCCGCGTCGACACCGTCCCCGACCCCACGATCGAGAAGCCGGGCGACGCGATCATCAAGATCACGAGCACCTGCATCTGCGGGTCCGACCTCCACCTCTACGACGGCTACATGCCGACGATGGAGGCCGGCGACGTCCTTGGCCACGAGCCGATGGGCGTGGTCGTCGAGGTCGGAAAGGACGTCCGGAAGCTCAAGAAGGGCGACCGGGTGGTCGTCCCGTTCACGCTCTCCTGCGGCGAATGCTGGTACTGCAAGCGGGGCGAATTTTCGCTCTGCGACACCTCCAATCCCAACGCCGAGGTCGCCCGAAAGGCGATGGGCCAGTCGCCCGCCGGGCTGCTGGGCTACTCGCACATGCTCGGCGGCTTCCCCGGCGGCCAGGCCGAATACCTCCGCGTCCCGTACGCCGACATCGGCCCCCAGGTCATCCCCGACGGCCTCCCCGACGAGCAGGTCGTCTTCCTCTCCGATATCTTCCCCACCGGCTACATGGCGGCCGAGAACGCCCAGATCCAGAAGGGGGACACGGTCGCGATCTGGGGATGCGGTCCCGTGGGCCAGTTCGTCATCCGCAGCGCCTGGCTGCTCGGCGCGGGGCGCGTCATCGCCATCGACACGGTGCCCGAGCGTCTGGAGATGGCCCGTCAGGGCAAGGCCGAGACCATCGACTTCATGGAGAAGGACGTCTATGAGACGCTGATGGAGATGACCAAGGGCAAGGGGCCGGACAGCTGCATCGACGCGGTCGGCGCCGAGGCCCACGGGACGGGGAGCATCGGAGCCATGGTCGACAAGGCCAAGGCTGCGGTGGGCTTGGCGACCGACCGTCCCGCAGCCCTCAGGGACGCCATTATGTGCTGCCGCAAGGGTGGCACGGTGTCGATCCCCGGCGTCTACATCGGCTTCCTCGACAAGCTGCCGATGGGTGCGGCGATGAACAAAGGGCTCACCTTCAAAATGGGCCAGACCCACACCCAGCGTTACACGAAGCCGTTGCTGGAAAAAATCCAGTCCGGCGCGATCGACCCCTCGTTCGTCATCACCCACGAAGTGCCCCTGGAGAAGGCCCCCGAGATGTACAAGACCTTCCGCGACAAGCAGGACAATTGCATCAAGGTCGTCCTGAAGCCGTGA
- a CDS encoding DUF1559 domain-containing protein: MPPRRASRAFTLIELLVVIAIIAVLIALLLPAVQAAREAARRAQCANNLKQVGLAIHGYVSTHGVFPPGRVNSHVAGLGNTWGAYAQLLPQLELTTVFNAFNFDLAPDTAPANTTAGAIFISTFLCPSDPSPPQYAQANYGMHNYPVCVGSRHPVTQAPLDASGRALGVRPDGMFAENSALRLEAVVDGLSNTVAVGESIRSVPGVGFDADKLNGFVITGDNRTSGPPITSDADYATLCLANPPAGFQVTRGSKWHYGAPGHSMYNHRRTPNDARGDCRGGLPHSDKRDPFWHQLSLDVAARSRHPGGVQALLADGHVQFVKDSVGLTIWRSLASVAGGEVVSADSY; the protein is encoded by the coding sequence ATGCCGCCGAGACGAGCCTCAAGGGCCTTTACGCTGATCGAGCTGCTGGTGGTCATCGCCATCATCGCCGTCTTGATCGCGCTGCTGCTGCCGGCCGTCCAGGCCGCGCGCGAGGCGGCCCGGCGCGCGCAGTGCGCCAACAACCTGAAGCAGGTCGGCCTGGCGATTCACGGCTATGTCTCGACGCACGGGGTCTTCCCGCCGGGACGGGTCAACAGCCATGTCGCCGGCCTGGGGAACACCTGGGGGGCGTACGCCCAACTGCTGCCTCAGCTCGAGTTGACGACGGTCTTCAACGCCTTCAACTTCGATCTCGCGCCCGACACCGCCCCGGCCAACACGACGGCCGGGGCGATCTTCATCTCCACCTTCCTCTGCCCGAGCGATCCCAGCCCGCCCCAGTACGCCCAGGCGAATTACGGGATGCACAATTACCCGGTCTGCGTCGGCAGCCGCCACCCGGTGACCCAAGCCCCGCTCGACGCCTCGGGCCGCGCGCTCGGCGTCCGGCCCGACGGGATGTTCGCGGAGAACTCGGCGCTGCGGCTCGAGGCGGTCGTCGACGGCCTCTCGAACACGGTCGCGGTCGGCGAGTCGATCCGCTCGGTCCCCGGCGTCGGCTTCGACGCCGACAAGCTCAACGGCTTCGTGATCACCGGCGACAACAGGACCAGCGGCCCGCCGATCACGTCGGACGCCGATTACGCGACGCTCTGCCTCGCGAACCCGCCGGCCGGCTTCCAGGTGACGCGAGGGAGCAAATGGCACTACGGGGCCCCGGGCCACAGCATGTACAACCACCGTCGGACGCCCAACGACGCCCGGGGCGACTGCCGGGGCGGACTGCCTCACAGCGACAAGCGCGACCCGTTCTGGCATCAGCTGTCGCTCGACGTCGCGGCGCGGAGCCGGCATCCCGGCGGCGTCCAGGCCTTGCTGGCGGACGGCCACGTCCAGTTCGTCAAGGACTCGGTCGGCCTCACGATCTGGCGGTCGCTCGCGAGCGTCGCCGGGGGCGAGGTCGTCTCGGCCGACTCGTACTGA